The sequence below is a genomic window from Marmota flaviventris isolate mMarFla1 chromosome 9, mMarFla1.hap1, whole genome shotgun sequence.
aATTGATAGAAATTCTGTCTTTACATTGATTATGGAATTTCATATGACACCCAAGAAAGACACCTCTTATTTATAAGGAATCTCTACCAGTTAGCAATAGAATAGCAAGAATACTGTGATCAATAATACCTTCTACAAACAGGAATGCATGAATTTGCCATCCCCGATTTGGAAGCCCTTTCAGTACAAAGCGCCTTAGTGCAAATATATGACATTTCTTTGACAATCCTCTTGATTCTTGTCTAGGATGTGCCTGGACAAAGTCACAATATGCCACTTCTAAGTGTGCCTACCATGATGGTGTCGCACAAGCAGCTCCCGTGTCTTCATGTGCGTTGTTTACTCTCACTTCCACTTCCCACTCAGTAGTCGTGCTGCCATTTTTGTTCCTGTTCCTTTccaaaaaaatggaaagtaaaatgagaaaagaaaatcaagaaacaccacaagttcaaagcctaaTGTTTGCAAGGCTGAACAGGGGGCCAAATTCCTGTTGCTTCTATATGTATTGATTTCTGCTTATTTCTCCAGATCATTACAAGGCAGTGTTTGTGGCATTAAGAAGCATGGGTTTAGAAACCCAATATCTGGGTTTACTTTATGGTTCTACCATTGACCAATGAAGGATCTAAGgcaaaaaaaaactcaatttctctgtgcctcaatttcctcacctgAAAATTGGCATAGTAGTATCTACCTCATTGAGTCACCATGAGTAACACTCTCATACaaataaagtgcttagaacagtatCTGCATgtagtgatttaaaaatattagctgCTAATATAACTAGCACTACCTGTGGGAACAGCACATGTAGGGTCACTTGAGGGGGACAAGAATTCCAGTTTAAGATTTAAACCAGAAAATTTGATGGAAAAATTTCCCAAAGAAAGTTCTTTCAAATATATCAGTTTTGCTAAGATCTGATCAAAGATGTTATTAATCTAGAGAATATCTcagacttttttaaaatcagttaataAGGTACAAAAAAGAGTCAAATCTCCACCCATGGATCCTAatataatgtgttttttaatcTCACCCCACAACTTCAGCCGGCCCTGGTGCATGCTGATCTTGATTCTTTGATACTTTGTGGTATTATTTGGGTTGAATTTTGCCTTTCATTTTGCCTATTACCTTCAGGAATCTTGAAAGTGGGCTCaagtttaaagttaaaataacatGGTAAATGGCACTCAAATCAGGTTTTCAGTCATCAACACTTGCTTCAAAAACAAATCATTATTATTCTATATTTCAATATTCCTAATGTTCTTATATTCTAGGGGACAATtgcaataattttcaaataatgctGACTAGCAATCAAGAGATTTTGTTCCCATTAGGATCTAGGGCTGTCCACCCTATACACACACTTCTAGTTTTGCCATTTTACTGTTTGGGCTTGGGCATCTTATTAAAACAGAAGGTAAAGATGAAGCTGGGGGCCAGGACAGGTGTCTGGCATACTGTACTCACTTGTTGATGACACATGACAAAGGCATTTCAATTAGGAGAGTAGTGTTTCTTGAAACATACTTGATTTTAGTTTTAAGCACATCAACTTCTTGGAAAATCTAAAAGGAAAGGAAGTTTGGAATGTTTATCTCAATTATCTCAGGAAACTTCAAGGCattcaaaaagaaatttacagatattttgAGCACTCTAAAAATGGTCACACcctcttaaaacaaaaaacaacatctATTTATGGGGAACAGGACCATTTTCCTCATGTGCCAGATGAGTTAAAATCTGGCACAATGTTTGTACATAAGAGGCAAACAATACTTGTGAGATGAAACAGGGCAGATCTTTGTGATTCATACTCAAGAAAGTGTTTGCACCTCTTTTTGAGAAACACCATTGTAGCTAGAGTACTGCTTATCAACAGAGACACAGAGGATGTGAGCTTTCAGATTAGTTGAATCCTGCTTGGAATCTTAGAGCTACCTCTGTTCAATATGAAGGGAATTTTGTTTAAACTCTGTTTACTCATTTCTGGGGATGGTGTGGGAGGAGCACTCATCATGGTGGTAAGGAATAACCTTGATACAGTTCAAATTTCCAATCACTTATCCAGCAGGAATTTGAAGCTCTGTAGGGTCAGCCAAAGCTGCCTTTAAGCCTACATCAATAGCACAGCTTCTCCATTTTACCCAACCTTCTTTATCCCAAGAGCACTTAATAAATAACCTGGAATTGGAGCCattgttcagtggtagaacatttgcttagcacctggtaaggccttgggttcaatccacggcaccaaggggaaaaaaaaatgcatgctcaACTCCatcttgaatttttctttctatgaaaCTGAATCTATAACATTCATGTAGAATTGACAAAGTTCTAGTatttcttttggtattttatttgggatattaaacaaaaaaattaatattatgacAAAGTTTcactgacttttaatttttttttaaatcaagtcaaAAATCCCAATTATACCTTTAGGAGTGGTATCTACAATTGCCCTAAGTGACCTATCAATATGCCCAGTAAGGCATGCCAGAATATCTGGGCTTAGGACTGGTACGAGTCAAACATTTACTTTGAAAAGCTGTCTAATGCTTACCTCGTGTTACTCCCTTCTTCTGGTAGCAGTTGGCcaaatttcaaattataaagAATAACTCTTTTGTAAAACTGCTTAACAATCCTTGAAGCACAGAGAAACTACATTCGTCCTTTGAAGATAGTCAATTCTTAACCTGTTCTACCACAAATTGAGCAATATGAATTTTCAGTTACTGCacaacaagttaaaaaaatagtatttagcATCTCCTTCTTAACTTTTGTTGTAAATGTGACTATTAAATCAATCTAACCATACTACAAATAAGAACTTAGTGACTTCTGGTTTGTTGACAGGTTAAAGAAACCGTAAGACTCTCAATTTAGGTGACAGCGCCATTCCCCTTACTTGAGTTTCGATGCCACAGTCTTGAGGGTGGTATAAAAATTCATAGTAATTATTTAGACAAACGTGGGTTACAGGGCATCCGGTTCCTAAAAATGCTTCATTATGGTTCATATGCACGTTGTAAAATATCGTGGGTGGGATTCTGGCATAGAAGAAATTGCTGGAGCACAGCACAAGAATGGCTGAGAGGCAGAAAAGAGAATCCCTCTGTTAGTAAGTACACATAGAGCAGCTCAGAAAGTTTCAGCACAGCCAATTAATAGAAATGAAGGCATGCTCCCTGACTCAAATAAAACACGTTTTAGAAGGGGGCAAGTCTGCAAAAGATGGTCTCCATATTATTGCTTCATCCCCCAAAACACCCTCATCTACATCCATCCTTCAAAGAGGCTTTTGGGTGattatatgtgaaaaataattaacaaaataacaTCTTTTCATTCCACTGTGTGTGATTTTTTATAGATTCATAAGAATACATCTATATTGTAGCATTTGTGCTAAGTACAGTGCAGGTTCTAGTGATCTTGTTCAATGGAGGCTTCATTTCTATAACCACAGCTTCATGATATATAAGAATAAgcactgaggggctgggattgtggctcagtggtagagtgcgcaTCTAGCatacacgaggcactgggttcaatcctcagcaccacataagtgtaaaataaagattatgtccacctaaaactaaaaaataaatataaaaaagaataagcacTGAGAGTTGATGCGGCAATAAAGATTTATCCAGAAAAGCTAAAGCCTACCAATCAGTGACATTAgtactcctcctcctcttttaaCTCTAAATATCTGTaccacatttataattttatctgaGAAAGGGAATTTTTATGGTATAATCTGTTAATTGAGCTAGATGCCAAGGGCAGAGACTCAGAATGACCTAGAAATTATGAGACTGGGTAAGCATGAGGGGAAGAGTGAGGTTGGCTAATTACCTAGACCTTCCTAAGGAAAAATCTTCTCACTTGCACTTAGGGTACTGGAAGGGGCCTGAGGCCTCAGGAGATACCAAAAACTCACAAGTCAAATGCAAACAACATAAATCTGCCATCCTTTCTCTGAAAAGGATATAGAAATTGCAAATAATCAAAGATattcaaagataaaaagatattaaaagataaaaagatattcaacatcatcAGCTATTATggaaacccaaattaaaaaatcacagtGAATTATCACTATACACCTATTAgcatatctaaaataaaaaatagtaacagTTCCAAAAGCTGGTAAGGCTGCAGAGAAACATTACTACTTATATTTTGctagtggaaatgtaaaatgaaaactgaaaaacagtttcacaatttgctttaaaaactaaacatacaACTACCATATAACCCAGGAAATAAGTTAATGGACAATTTAtcccaggaaaataaaaatttatattcacacAAACTGTATGAAAAAGTTTTCAACAGTTGGTCAAAAACTAGAAAcagtctagatttttttttttaaagagagagagagagagagagagagaagtttttaatatttattttttagttttcggcggacacaacatctttgtttgtatgtggtgctgaggatctaacccgggccgcacacatgccagacgagcgcgctaccgcttgatccacatcctcagccctagagTTTTTAATAGGCAAATGGTTAAATGAACTGTGGTTCACCCATGCCATGGAATAATAGtttgcaataaaaatgaataaactatgaatacatgcaaaataaatagatgaatctCCATGAGTGGAAAATGCcacaccctcaaaaaaaaaaaataagagaataaaaaagaataaagatgatCACAAAAGGTTATATGCCATATGACACATTTATAAAACACCtggaaatgacaaaaatcatagaagtGGAGAACAGATTTGTGgtgtttaaaaattaagaacCAGAATTAGAGCAGAGTCCTCATATGATTGTTTTAAGAGGACAGTGGCAGTGAACTCTACAAGTATATTTATTGTGATAGAAATGATCTGGCTATAATCATACCCCAATGTTATACAGTATTAGAGTTCTGCAAATGTTATTAGTGAGAGAAATGGAGTAATAGTATATTGATCTCTCTCTACTACTTCCTATAACTGCATGTGAATATACaattctataaaaaataaaaagcttttggaAAACTCAGTTTCAGTTACTTTTTGTCACTCTCAGTATGAAGCAAGTCATCTGCTAACACCAAATAcagatgaaaatgaaagaaagaaaagtttttgttttaagaggACCCCAAACTGGAATGGTCAAATTAGCAAAATAAACCAGTGGGTCAGTTTTAAGATCAGTCCACCCTACGATCCcacaattccattcctaggtatgCAAAAACATACCCACATCcacatcaatatgtacaactataatatgcaaataaaaaatatggggaaataaACCATCTACATACAAACATTACTTGTAACAACAATGGAAAAATTCTTTCAATATGAGAATAGAAACATTTTGTAATATATTCATTCAATGGAATAACCAAGTAGTAATTAAAATAAACCAATGTTGCCAGTATAAATCtctaaataatgttaaaaaaataaaattatataatgaaacaaataaaactttagaTGCCCACAAAACATATTTATGGATTCATAGATTTGaagcaaaattataaaatccACAGAAAAATGAGTAATTATCAAGTTTACATACAGGCATAGAGGAAAGACCACAGGATCAGGGATATTCACAGGGTCTCTACCTGAGcttttatcagaaaataaaatttaagtaaatgtAGCAAATCATTATGGATTTAATAAAACTGGATAGTGGGCCAATGGTTACTTACAGTTGTCTCTTTCAAATGGTCCctaataaaggaaaggaaaatgtaataaataCTCTAAAATCCTTACAACTGCCCACACAGCAAGTCTGGACCATGTTACTGAAGGTAACTTGACAAGAATATATAGGCTTTCGTTGCCATTCTGAAATTTCAGAATCAGAAATGTCAGAACCCCAAGTTCATACCTGGGGTGGCAAACCATGCAAGTTCACCCAAGATAGAAGACTTGCTAAAAGAAGGACATATTGAGAAACAGTAGGTTAgtcacctgaggaggagcccTCCAACATGACAGATCTATGAAGGATAAGGAAGGCAGAGACTGTGATAAGGCTCCCTGCCTGAATGTCACACCCTACAGAATCCTGAGTCCTAGCACAGCTGTGGAAGACGCCACTGATTTCTAGCCTCAAGAATATGACGTGGTTTGCAAAGTGTCAAAAGAGAAGGGGAGTCgggtgtggtggttcatgcctgtaatcccaaccgctcgggaggctgaggaaggaggatttcgagttcaaagccagcttcagcaacttagcgccCTGGGCAACTCAAtcagaacctgtctctaaataaaacacaaaatagggctagagatgtggctcagtagttgagtgcccctgagttcaatcctctgccccacctccaccacacacacacacaaaaaagaaaaaagaaaaaaaagtgagagagaaggggaattagAGAAAGACTGAAGTTCCCAAGTTAGGACACATCCTTTAGACTCAAGAAGACAAACATGACATCCCAAGATCATTCATCCAAGAAGAATCTCCGTCATTACATCCTTAGTTGTTACTAAGATTTATCCAGACCAAAACTGTAAAGAATCTACAGGCCACATCGTACAGTGCTTGTTAACAAATTCCAGTTCCCCAGGTCACATGTGATACCTGACCAGTCCCCAGCACAAATCCACAtcaaggaagggaggagaaagagaaccCCTAACGCCAGAAAAGTCTTCATTTTTGCAGACTGAAATCCAGATCCCACTGAGGAAACAGGAAATTGGGAGCAGTGAGCAGCCTTAAATGCCAAAACAGCAGAGGCCACATCAGGAGTAAGTAATTGACTACCACTTTAGACAGCACACACATGCCTCAAATATACCATCAAGTCACCAGTTCTAGAGTTAAGCAACTGTATGTTATCTTCATACAACAAGAAAAGCAGAAACTTACATAAATTAGAAGACTAGATAAATGCATTTAACCATCCAGTCtgttctaaacattttaaaagagttcattttctaaactttaacatttttattcagtTATCAAAGAATGAGAGCAAACTTGAAGCAAAATGTACTATTTGAGTGTTCCCATAGACAAGCCTAAGAAAACCCCCCTGAAACACACACAACTTATAATAATGAGTGACGTAAACGAGGTAGGTCTTTGAGAGGTGATTCAAAGATTAATAGAAATCTCTGTTTTTGAGTCTGTATCACCTGTTTTTGAGTCTGTATCATCAAAAATAGAGTTATTTTATGCACtaatttatctttattaaaaCTCCCTATCATCCTAAAATGTCTATCTCTATATCTAAGAAGAAATAactgtgaaagattttaattgtcCTGTGGACCTGAAATAAGGGATATGAAAGACTGATTTCACCTCTTCCACCAAGAAACTTCTACACCGTGACTCCCAAACTTAACAGATATCAAAATCACCTGGAGGATTTATTAAAATACAGAGGGCCCCAATCAGTTTTCTGATTGGGGCAGGACTtgagaatttacatttctaacaaattcccagATGATGCTGATACTACTGGTCCAGGGGTCGTGTTTGAGAACCACGGTGTACAGGGTTTTGCCTTCAGAGAGCATGCTGTGCTGATGCCCATTAGCAGCACTTGTTTATCAAACTTCAAGAAGCATCCACACCACCTGAGGATCTTGTTACAGTGCAGATTCTAATTCAGAAAGTTGGGGTGGGGGCTAAAATTCTGCATTTGTAATAAACTCTCAGGTGATACTGGTGATAATGTGCAGATTACAATTAGAATAGCAAGGTCTGAATATACCTCATGCATACTTAGATTCCTTTCTTCAAAACAGAAGATGCCACCTTACAATGAGAAATTCAAACTCTACTGTGACAAAgagcttaaataaatatttggtttaaatgtattctgctttttttttctctcaaagtcAGCAGTTACTAGAGTTAAGCAACTGTATGTAATGTTAATACAACAAGAAAAGCAGAAACTTACATAAATtagaagactagataaaatcattTAACCATCCTTGGTATTACTTGAATTTTATCATTACATGTACAGTCTGTTCTAAGCATTTTAAAAGACTTCTTCAAAGCCAGGGACCATTCCATGGGTTTTCACATCTCCAGAGCTTGGCAGACCTGATGCTCAAATCAGAGACGGTAGAacactgaaatggagcaaattatattccatgcatgtatgattatgtcaaaattaatcccaatattatgtgtaagtataatgtaccaataaaacattttttaaatccttgaAAAGAAGAGATGAAGCATGgggaacaaaaagagaaaagaaatgtaattaattagcatttttttaacaatttaccAAATGTTTATGTTCCACACAAACATATTTTCACTTTCAtaattataacttttaaattttacgTGTATTAGGATAAAAGGTGAATTAAAACAGCATTTCAGAAATATTGCTGTCCAGGATGGACAATGCTAAAGAACAGTCCAAATGAAGGTCAGAGCCTTGTGCATAGTGACGTACTCTGAGGCTATGCACAGGTCAAGGTCTTCAACTTTCAGTAACTGTTTCTTAACATCCTGTATCTGCCAATCTACAAAACTACTACTATTGTCATGTTTTTAATAAACTGGTAAGAAAAAAGTGATTTCTGTCTTAAAATTACATGGATATGTGAGATTTGGTTAGCAGTACTTTTAGGATGAGGATGGGGGTGTCGATAAAGTGATTGCCTATGGCTTTGCTTTGGAGTCTCACCAGACTTCAACTTCTAGTTGCTCCATAGTCTCACCAGCACCTGtgggctattttttttctgttctactGGGTGTGTAGTGGCCTCTCAGTGTGCTTTAAGTTTTCCTAATAACTAATGATCTTGAACAATTTTTCAAGTGCTTCTTTGCCATCTGTATTCATATCTTTTTTGAAGAGTGTCTGTTCACCCATTTTGCTCATTTGttatttagctatttttttcttattgagttgtacctactatttttgttttgtataaaaaGGTCTTTTTAGAAGAGTCTTGGTTTATTGTCTTGAGTAAAGATTCACATTCAGAATCTTTCTGATTATGTTCTCATAGGTAGACTCAAACCTTTTTTTGGCAAGAATATATCATAGCCGTGTTGTATCTTTGTagtaaagtttaaaatttcataattttgagaacatattttttcattctcttttatctgTGATAAGATGCAAATATATTATTCCCAGTCAGTcatttatctttcaatttttcCACCAGAGTTTGTTTAATtgtatgttttcaaattttatttggtcagatttctacTTACTGCTTCTGGAGTTGAGTATAATTAGAATAGACTCCCTTGCACCAGTTAATAAAGTAATTAATACAAGCAAGCTAAACACACACTGAGGTGAGACCAGTGCACAACCAGAAATTCACTATTTGCTCCTATCCAACAGATCCCCTAACCAATTCATACTAACTCTCAGCTAAGTAGCTAGTAACAGTAAAACCCATCAGCTCTATCCTGTTAATACTTGTATtaaaacaggggaaaaaagaaaagaattctctTGCTGGCTAAGGTGTGTGGCTAACGTGCCTAATGGTCTCACCCACAAGGCTGTCTCCCTGGTAGAGGAAACAGGACACCTTGGTGTTACTCTCAATAATCTTTGGACCAGAGCCCAGCCAGCCCTCCCTCTCAGAGCCTTAAAGATAGTAATTTTTCTGCATCCTCACCTTCCTGCCTTGGGTTTAGAGAGTTCCATTTCTATTTggccagatctttttttttaacaaaaagaattGTTTAGTTTGGAAAATTTACAGTACAGTTATAGCAGAGAACATCCTTCCATAGTGCTCTTAATGgtatggttagtt
It includes:
- the LOC139707056 gene encoding putative oocyte-secreted protein 1 homolog, translating into MKTFLALGVLFLLPSLMWICAGDWSAILVLCSSNFFYARIPPTIFYNVHMNHNEAFLGTGCPVTHVCLNNYYEFLYHPQDCGIETQIFQEVDVLKTKIKYVSRNTTLLIEMPLSCVINKNRNKNGSTTTEWEVEVRVNNAHEDTGAACATPSCNNPNVTDSCLPNDVPLS